A section of the Malus sylvestris chromosome 17, drMalSylv7.2, whole genome shotgun sequence genome encodes:
- the LOC126612312 gene encoding scopoletin glucosyltransferase-like, which produces MGSQNREFHVFLFPFMSHGHMIPISDMAKLFAAQGVKTTIVTTPLNASTFYKATQSSKTNSGSVKVEIKTIKFPSEAGLPDGCEILDSLASPELSTNFLKGTSLLQEPLEQLLLDQNPSFLLADICFPWATDAAAKFDIPRLVFHGTSFFALAASYNMSKYEPFKNSSSDLEPFVIPNFPGEITMTRAQVPAFDKENIENDVTRMLKRAKESEQTSYGIVVNSFYELEPVYADYYRNVLGRKAWHIGPVSLCNRSNEEKAFRGKASSINEHDCLKWLGSKEPNSVVYVCFGSMAKFNASQLKKIAMGLQASGQDFIWVVRRGKDDDMEKEDWLPEGFEHKMEGKGLIIRGWAPQLLILNHRAVGGFVTHCGWNSTLEGIAAGLPMVTWPVSAEQFYNEKLVTQVLKIGVGVGAQKWVSLVGDFVKKKAVDKAVRRIMVGGEAEEMRSRAWELADQAKRAIEKGGSSDSDLNALIEELKSRG; this is translated from the coding sequence ATGGGTAGCCAAAACCGTGAGTTCCACGTCTTCTTGTTCCCTTTCATGAGTCACGGCCACATGATACCGATCTCAGATATGGCCAAGCTATTCGCAGCGCAAGGAGTGAAGACAACCATAGTCACAACTCCTCTCAACGCTTCAACATTCTACAAAGCCACTCAATCAAGCAAAACCAATTCCGGCAGCGTCAAAGTCGAAATCAAAACCATCAAGTTCCCTTCAGAAGCCGGTCTACCAGATGGTTGTGAGATTCTCGACTCACTCGCTTCACCAGAATTATCCACCAATTTCCTCAAAGGAACAAGCTTGCTCCAAGAACCGCTTGAGCAGCTTCTGCTCGACCAAAACCCTAGTTTCCTTTTGGCTGACATATGTTTTCCATGGGCAACTGATGCAGCTGCAAAGTTTGATATTCCGAGGTTGGTTTTTCATGGCACTAGTTTCTTCGCCTTGGCTGCCTCATATAATATGAGCAAGTATGAGCCTTTCAAGAACAGTTCGTCCGATTTGGAACCTTTTGTGATTCCGAATTTTCCTGGTGAGATTACGATGACAAGAGCCCAAGTGCCTGCTTTTGACAAGGAAAATATTGAAAACGACGTGACCCGGATGCTCAAACGGGCCAAGGAATCTGAGCAGACGAGCTATGGAATTGTTGTGAACAGTTTCTATGAGCTCGAACCGGTTTATGCAGATTATTACAGAAACGTTTTGGGGAGGAAGGCTTGGCATATAGGCCCTGTTTCTCTGTGCAATAGAAGCAATGAAGAAAAAGCATTTAGAGGAAAAGCATCTTCCATCAACGAGCACGATTGCTTGAAGTGGCTTGGTTCAAAAGAACCCAATTCGGTGGTTTATGTGTGTTTTGGAAGCATGGCTAAATTCAATGCCTCTCAGCTTAAGAAGATTGCAATGGGGCTTCAGGCTTCTGGGCAGGACTTCATTTGGGTAGTGAGGAGAGGAAAAGATGATGACATGGAGAAAGAGGATTGGCTGCCAGAAGGGTTTGAGCATAAAATGGAAGGGAAAGGACTAATAATAAGAGGGTGGGCCCCGCAGCTTCTGATTCTTAATCATAGGGCTGTTGGCGGGTTTGTAACTCACTGTGGGTGGAACTCGACGTTGGAAGGCATTGCGGCTGGGTTGCCGATGGTGACGTGGCCGGTGTCGGCGGAGCAGTTTTACAACGAGAAGCTGGTGACCCAAGTGCTGAAAATAGGTGTTGGAGTGGGTGCTCAGAAATGGGTTAGTCTTGTTGGGGATTTCGTTAAGAAGAAAGCTGTTGATAAAGCTGTAAGGAGGATTATGGTGGGTGGGGAAGCAGAGGAAATGAGAAGTAGAGCTTGGGAACTTGCAGATCAGGCAAAGAGGGCTATTGAGAAAGGAGGATCATCAGATTCTGATTTGAATGCCCTAATTGAAGAGTTGAAATCCCGTGGTTAA